In one Aricia agestis chromosome 5, ilAriAges1.1, whole genome shotgun sequence genomic region, the following are encoded:
- the LOC121727284 gene encoding uncharacterized protein LOC121727284 isoform X1, with protein sequence MTRSSYRPLVPRSSNNSIDNRDTGTTSPPGEPLVRAPVGKPRCPPAISRLRVEKVEGGLAVAGVVVAANCQIILPIFGFLFMLVGCVLTAASYRGCGENEEPDHYAARIAFTGNSRVLGPVCIVAGALMTIAGIVLCMLMRAAQRRQRRLAYHCPIHGDFYPLSPQNTRKYSRSPRGLWRWLRGWLGMVEEGEAPRCPRYTEPASPARADAPCPPPLPFLVPSDSVVGMASVLGAPLSPEQTFGSIKSLAISREVASFPLSRSPTPPPLSYPTFSDETKIIESIPNAVPKRSEFEYGSPCNYRVVECKYTTTDEIRRSAPTTASVHVTDNRQRPATVCVAIPDEGKG encoded by the exons GACGACGTCCCCACCTGGCGAGCCACTGGTCCGCGCGCCGGTGGGCAAGCCGCGATGTCCGCCCGCCATCTCGCGCCTCCGCGTGGAGAAGGTGGAGGGCGGGCTGGCGGTCGCCGGCGTGGTCGTCGCCGCCAACTGCCAGATCATCCTGCCGATATTCGGCTTCCTCTTCATGCTGGTCGGATGCGTGCTTACAG CGGCGTCGTACCGCGGCTGCGGCGAGAACGAGGAGCCCGACCACTACGCGGCGCGGATCGCCTTCACTGGCAACTCCCGAGTCCTGGGACCCGTGTGCATCGTCGCCGGGGCGCTCATGACGATAGCAG gaaTCGTTCTGTGCATGCTGATGCGCGCCGCACAACGCCGACAGAGAAGGTTGGCCTACCACTGTCCCATACACGGGGACTTCTACCCCCTGAGCCCCCAGAATACTAGAAAATATTCCc GTAGCCCACGAGGCCTATGGCGCTGGCTGCGTGGATGGCTGGGCATGGTAGAGGAGGGTGAAGCACCCCGCTGCCCGCGCTACACCGAGCCCGCCTCGCCGGCCCGCGCGGACGCGCCCTGCCCGCCCCCATTACCCTTCTTAGTGCCTAGCGATTCTGTTGT AGGTATGGCGTCGGTTTTGGGGGCGCCGTTAAGTCCTGAACAAACATTTGGCTCGATAAAGTCGCTCGCGATATCGCGAGAGGTGGCGAGTTTCCCGCTATCTCGATCACCAACACCTCCGCCTCTAAG CTACCCTACATTCTCtgacgaaacaaaaataattgagaGCATACCGAACGCGGTGCCCAAACGGTCAGAGTTCGAGTACGGGTCGCCGTGCAACTACCGCGTGGTGGAGTGCAAGTACACCACCACGGACGAGATCCGCCGCAGCGCGCCCACCACCGCCAGCGTCCACGTCACAGACAACAGGCAGCGCCCCGCCACGGTCTGTGTCGCCATACCCGACGAGGGCAaaggataa
- the LOC121727284 gene encoding uncharacterized protein LOC121727284 isoform X2 produces MHLRGLLQTKAADMRGQPVWTTSPPGEPLVRAPVGKPRCPPAISRLRVEKVEGGLAVAGVVVAANCQIILPIFGFLFMLVGCVLTAASYRGCGENEEPDHYAARIAFTGNSRVLGPVCIVAGALMTIAGIVLCMLMRAAQRRQRRLAYHCPIHGDFYPLSPQNTRKYSRSPRGLWRWLRGWLGMVEEGEAPRCPRYTEPASPARADAPCPPPLPFLVPSDSVVGMASVLGAPLSPEQTFGSIKSLAISREVASFPLSRSPTPPPLSYPTFSDETKIIESIPNAVPKRSEFEYGSPCNYRVVECKYTTTDEIRRSAPTTASVHVTDNRQRPATVCVAIPDEGKG; encoded by the exons GACGACGTCCCCACCTGGCGAGCCACTGGTCCGCGCGCCGGTGGGCAAGCCGCGATGTCCGCCCGCCATCTCGCGCCTCCGCGTGGAGAAGGTGGAGGGCGGGCTGGCGGTCGCCGGCGTGGTCGTCGCCGCCAACTGCCAGATCATCCTGCCGATATTCGGCTTCCTCTTCATGCTGGTCGGATGCGTGCTTACAG CGGCGTCGTACCGCGGCTGCGGCGAGAACGAGGAGCCCGACCACTACGCGGCGCGGATCGCCTTCACTGGCAACTCCCGAGTCCTGGGACCCGTGTGCATCGTCGCCGGGGCGCTCATGACGATAGCAG gaaTCGTTCTGTGCATGCTGATGCGCGCCGCACAACGCCGACAGAGAAGGTTGGCCTACCACTGTCCCATACACGGGGACTTCTACCCCCTGAGCCCCCAGAATACTAGAAAATATTCCc GTAGCCCACGAGGCCTATGGCGCTGGCTGCGTGGATGGCTGGGCATGGTAGAGGAGGGTGAAGCACCCCGCTGCCCGCGCTACACCGAGCCCGCCTCGCCGGCCCGCGCGGACGCGCCCTGCCCGCCCCCATTACCCTTCTTAGTGCCTAGCGATTCTGTTGT AGGTATGGCGTCGGTTTTGGGGGCGCCGTTAAGTCCTGAACAAACATTTGGCTCGATAAAGTCGCTCGCGATATCGCGAGAGGTGGCGAGTTTCCCGCTATCTCGATCACCAACACCTCCGCCTCTAAG CTACCCTACATTCTCtgacgaaacaaaaataattgagaGCATACCGAACGCGGTGCCCAAACGGTCAGAGTTCGAGTACGGGTCGCCGTGCAACTACCGCGTGGTGGAGTGCAAGTACACCACCACGGACGAGATCCGCCGCAGCGCGCCCACCACCGCCAGCGTCCACGTCACAGACAACAGGCAGCGCCCCGCCACGGTCTGTGTCGCCATACCCGACGAGGGCAaaggataa
- the LOC121727087 gene encoding uncharacterized protein LOC121727087 translates to MTRTRSKVNAEQPQDIYSDEELDTATPAQKMAAAPAPLFSHGNRDDASSIPHSSVPPPHQHEHQEFQHNDAEGDDATRIPHRPSAPHIADTTFSQQSVSMLLEGLQRTQTNAIKEILDSVLGHRAMTSTPAPVPTESGNFARCKAVFSGAPTESIEGFIDAVESYKECANVTDSNAIKGMSMLLTHDAATWWQGIKNQVTTWDEVVINLRSAYGDRRPPHRIYRDLFATEQQIENTDVFVAKARALLSRLPQNDLTEKVKLDMIYGLLNVRIRKRLRREEFTTFAELLQHARNIEDSMGEEERRASTARPSPAGASTFRTAPAPSAAGAQTRGVPAVRAQPAASAALPLPPPSRAAAALHAPAQPQPQQRGVPGVNAPLRASPTTSASASGPARRYCTYCKRYGHRREQCRKLENRGKV, encoded by the exons ATGACGCGTACAAGAAGTAAAGTGAACGCGGAACAACCGCAAGACATCTACAGCGACGAGGAGCTAGATACCGCGACTCCCGCGCAAAAGATGGCGGCCGCGCCCGCGCCATTATTTTCACATGGCAACAGAGACGATGCATCAAGCATTCCCCATTCCTCTGTGCCACCTCCGCATCAGCATGAACACCAGGAGTTCCAGCATAATGACGCCGAGGGTGACGATGCAACACGCATTCCCCACCGCCCCTCCGCCCCTCACATTGCTGACACAACATTCTCACAGCAGAGTGTTTCTATGCTCCTCGAAGGCCTACAAAGAACGCAAACGAACGCTATAAAGGAAATTCTAGACAGCGTTCTCGGCCACCGCGCGATGACCTCGACTCCCGCGCCGGTGCCTACTGAAAGTGGGAATTTTGCGCGTTGTAAGGCTGTGTTTAGCGGCGCACCTACCGAGTCCATAGAAGGATTTATAGACGCAGTAGAAAGCTATAAAGAGTGTGCCAACGTGACTGATAGTAATGCAATAAAAGGTATGTCAATGTTGCTAACGCATGACGCGGCCACCTGGTGGCAGGGCATTAAAAATCAAGTGACTACATGGGACGAGGTCGTAATTAACCTACGGAGCGCCTACGGCGACCGACGGCCGCCCCATAGAATTTACCGCGACTTATTCGCAACCGAACAACAGATCGAGAATACCGACGTGTTTGTTGCTAAAGCGCGCGCCCTGTTATCAAGGCTACCACAGAATGATTTGACTGAAAAAGTTAAATTAGACATGATTTACGGCCTTTTAAACGTGCGAATAAGAAAACGACTCCGCAGAGAGGAATTTACTACATTCGCCGAGTTATTACAACATGCTAGAAACATCGAAGACTCCATGGGAGAAGAGGAGCGACGAGCATCAACAGCGAGGCCATCGCCGGCCGGCGCGAGTACTTTCCGCACCGCCCCGGCcccctccgctgccggcgcgcaGACACGAGGCGTGCCCGCGGTGCGCGCGCAGCCCGCGGCCTCCGCCGCGCTGCCACTGCCGCCGCCGTCCCGCGCTGCCGCAGCCCTGCACGCGCCCGCGCAGCCGCAGCCGCAACAGCGCGGCGTGCCCGGCGTGAACGCGCCTCTTCGGGCTTCCCCGACGACCTCGGCCTCCGCCTCGGGTCCCGCCCGACGCTACTGTACCTACTGCAAGCGCTACGGTCACCGCCGTGAACAGTGCCGTAAGTTGGAGAACAGAG GTAAAGTGTGA